A region of Candidatus Liberibacter africanus PTSAPSY DNA encodes the following proteins:
- the lysA gene encoding diaminopimelate decarboxylase — protein sequence MNSFTYYKGSLYAEDVSIETIANTVQTPFYCYSTAVIEEKYHTFSNAFADMDTMICYALKANSNQAVIKTLARLGTGLDIVSEGELYRALDVEVPAEKIVFSGVGKTIDEIDLALNTGIYCINIESEDELITVNQRAVSLGKKASIAFRVNPDINSNTHRKISTGQKEDKFGIPIHQIHSLYTYAKNLPGIKVSGIDMHIGSQINQIESFSAAFKLLRDLTQQLRSSGHNIKHIDVGGGLGIAYNNNHCPLSPSKYAALISQYLGDLQCKIILEPGRFLVADSGILVTKVISIKKSADKNFIILDVAMNDFMRPTLYDAYHEIKYIVNPEENRLQIQADIVGPICETGDFIALDRKIALPKPGDLLYIEKTGAYGAVQAGTYNSRLLIPEIMVKGSQFHIIRPRMNFQQLIELDSMPEWLK from the coding sequence ATGAATTCTTTTACATACTATAAAGGATCATTGTATGCAGAAGATGTTTCAATTGAAACAATCGCTAATACCGTGCAAACACCTTTCTATTGTTATTCTACAGCTGTTATAGAAGAAAAATATCATACGTTTTCAAATGCTTTTGCTGACATGGATACAATGATTTGTTACGCCTTGAAAGCGAATTCTAATCAAGCTGTCATCAAAACTCTCGCGCGCTTAGGAACTGGATTAGATATAGTATCTGAAGGTGAATTATATCGTGCCTTAGATGTTGAGGTTCCAGCAGAAAAAATCGTTTTTTCAGGAGTTGGGAAAACAATTGATGAAATAGATTTAGCTCTTAATACAGGAATATACTGCATCAACATTGAATCAGAAGATGAATTAATCACCGTAAATCAACGCGCTGTATCTTTAGGAAAGAAAGCGTCTATCGCTTTCCGTGTAAATCCAGATATAAATTCGAATACTCATCGGAAAATATCCACTGGGCAAAAAGAAGATAAATTCGGCATTCCTATTCATCAAATACATTCCCTGTATACTTATGCAAAAAATCTTCCAGGAATCAAAGTATCTGGAATCGATATGCATATAGGAAGCCAAATAAATCAAATTGAATCTTTTAGCGCAGCATTTAAATTATTACGTGATCTCACGCAACAACTACGATCTAGCGGACACAATATCAAACATATAGATGTTGGAGGCGGCTTGGGTATTGCTTATAATAATAATCATTGTCCCCTTTCCCCTTCTAAGTATGCAGCTCTTATATCTCAATATTTAGGAGATTTACAGTGTAAGATTATCTTAGAGCCTGGAAGATTTTTAGTTGCAGATTCGGGGATATTAGTCACTAAAGTAATTAGTATAAAAAAGAGTGCTGATAAAAATTTTATCATTTTAGATGTTGCCATGAATGATTTTATGCGCCCTACTCTATATGATGCTTACCATGAGATTAAGTATATTGTGAATCCGGAAGAAAACCGCTTACAAATCCAAGCGGACATAGTAGGCCCAATATGTGAAACGGGTGATTTTATAGCTTTGGATCGTAAAATTGCCCTACCTAAGCCAGGAGATCTATTGTACATTGAAAAAACCGGCGCTTATGGAGCAGTTCAAGCGGGAACATATAACTCAAGACTATTGATTCCTGAAATAATGGTCAAAGGTTCTCAATTTCACATCATACGCCCCCGTATGAATTTTCAGCAATTGATAGAACTCGATTCTATGCCGGAATGGCTAAAGTAA
- a CDS encoding heme o synthase → MVLFQGLRLNFFIVLLKPRVMSLAIYTACVGIILAPGHISFLKSIISIFAIAMGAGASGSLNMYYDSDIDKMMARTASRPIPTGRIAPWEALVCGISLAFLSIMIMGLFINWLSAGLLFISIFVYIVIYTIWLKRLTPQNIVIGGISGAIPPMIGWASVTGSISIASLVMFLIIFLWTPPHFWSLALLCKDDYQRASIPMLPNVATERTTKIHIFVYTILTSIGGFLPTVLGFASITYGVVVFFLGYNFVLRAWRMFLYKEDQGVFVTKKLFLESLNYLFILFSTLMVDHLIDMKTIEFYFFSRL, encoded by the coding sequence GTGGTTCTTTTTCAAGGATTGAGACTTAATTTTTTTATTGTTCTTCTTAAACCACGTGTTATGTCTTTGGCTATATATACTGCTTGCGTTGGGATTATTCTAGCGCCTGGACATATAAGTTTTTTGAAAAGTATAATTAGTATTTTTGCTATAGCCATGGGTGCGGGTGCGTCTGGTTCCCTGAATATGTACTACGATTCAGATATTGATAAAATGATGGCGCGTACGGCGTCTCGTCCTATTCCGACAGGTCGCATTGCTCCGTGGGAAGCTTTGGTTTGTGGGATCTCTTTAGCATTTTTATCAATTATGATAATGGGCTTGTTTATCAACTGGTTGTCGGCTGGATTGCTTTTTATATCTATTTTTGTTTACATTGTTATATATACTATTTGGTTGAAGCGTCTTACGCCGCAAAATATTGTAATTGGAGGTATATCAGGTGCTATTCCTCCAATGATCGGTTGGGCCTCTGTGACTGGTAGTATATCGATAGCGTCTTTAGTTATGTTCTTAATCATTTTTTTATGGACACCGCCCCATTTTTGGTCCTTAGCGTTGTTATGTAAAGATGATTATCAGAGGGCTTCTATCCCTATGTTACCTAATGTTGCTACAGAAAGAACAACTAAAATTCATATTTTTGTATATACGATTTTGACTTCTATTGGCGGTTTTCTGCCAACAGTACTTGGTTTTGCAAGCATTACGTATGGAGTCGTAGTGTTCTTTTTAGGATATAATTTTGTTTTAAGAGCATGGCGTATGTTTTTATATAAAGAAGATCAAGGTGTTTTTGTTACGAAAAAACTTTTTTTGGAATCTTTAAACTATCTTTTTATTTTATTTTCAACTTTAATGGTCGACCATCTTATAGATATGAAAACAATAGAGTTTTATTTTTTTTCTAGATTATGA
- a CDS encoding disulfide bond formation protein B: MIKSLLSTSNNVPLIRIILISITGIIICFLTIQYIGGYPPCHLCMQEQRIYYCGFIIAITINLSCQNRRYHNINFYLMLMLSLLMILNIIISVIHIGIEWGIWKNSAICTDKSKIESITSTKDLLTQIGKDLIHSCNKSKLYILNLSLVWWNLILSFSLLYMTSIATYNLFKKTNEH; this comes from the coding sequence ATGATCAAATCATTGTTATCTACATCCAACAATGTCCCACTCATAAGAATCATATTAATAAGCATCACAGGAATAATTATTTGTTTTTTAACAATTCAATACATTGGAGGATACCCTCCTTGTCATCTTTGTATGCAAGAACAAAGGATTTATTACTGCGGATTTATCATTGCTATAACGATAAATCTATCTTGTCAAAATCGTCGATATCATAACATAAATTTTTATCTTATGTTAATGCTTAGCTTGCTGATGATCCTCAATATAATTATTAGCGTGATACACATAGGAATTGAGTGGGGAATATGGAAAAACAGTGCAATTTGCACAGATAAATCTAAAATTGAATCAATAACCAGCACGAAAGATCTTCTTACACAAATAGGGAAAGATCTTATCCACTCCTGCAACAAATCAAAACTATATATTCTAAATCTTTCCCTAGTATGGTGGAATCTCATTTTAAGCTTTTCTCTGCTTTATATGACCAGTATAGCCACCTACAATTTATTCAAAAAAACAAATGAACATTAA
- a CDS encoding ferredoxin--NADP reductase, whose protein sequence is MCDISSKLLANVYCQNVISVKHYTDKLFFFCITRPKSFRFRSGEFVMLALVINGKRISRAYSIASPSWDDKLDFFSIKVKDGPLTTHLQNIKSGDIILLHKKSTGTLVLDALVPGKRLYLFSTGTGIAPFMSVIRDPETYEKFDEVIVTHTCRKVSELQYGIDVVHGISQDDVLREFVGQKLKYYKTVTQEDYLYKGRITTQILSGEFYRNMGLSPLNPDTDRVMICGSTSMIADMKDLLITKEFIEGSNSRPGTFVVERAFSS, encoded by the coding sequence ATGTGTGATATTTCTTCTAAGCTACTCGCGAATGTGTATTGTCAAAATGTTATATCGGTAAAGCATTATACAGATAAGTTATTTTTTTTTTGTATAACACGTCCGAAGAGTTTCCGTTTTCGATCTGGTGAATTTGTCATGCTAGCTCTTGTGATTAATGGAAAACGGATATCTCGTGCGTATTCTATCGCAAGTCCTTCCTGGGATGATAAGTTAGACTTTTTCTCTATAAAGGTCAAAGATGGGCCTTTGACAACTCATCTTCAAAATATTAAATCCGGTGATATTATTTTATTGCATAAGAAATCAACGGGGACTTTGGTCTTAGATGCATTAGTCCCTGGGAAACGGTTGTATTTATTCTCTACTGGAACTGGTATTGCTCCTTTTATGAGTGTTATTCGTGATCCTGAAACATATGAAAAGTTTGATGAGGTTATAGTCACGCACACATGTCGGAAGGTTTCTGAATTACAATATGGGATCGATGTAGTACATGGAATATCTCAAGATGATGTGTTAAGAGAGTTTGTTGGGCAGAAGCTTAAATACTATAAAACAGTTACTCAAGAAGATTATTTGTACAAGGGTCGTATTACTACTCAAATATTATCAGGGGAATTTTATCGTAATATGGGCCTTTCTCCATTGAATCCTGATACTGATCGGGTGATGATTTGTGGATCTACCAGTATGATAGCTGATATGAAGGATTTATTGATAACAAAAGAATTCATAGAAGGATCTAATAGTAGGCCCGGGACTTTTGTTGTAGAGCGTGCATTTTCCTCGTAA
- the nhaA gene encoding Na+/H+ antiporter NhaA — MNHLHVLAKRLLTKIALSPYKDSGTGILLVSTTIITMILANMSFSSACYFNALEYKIASFTLKHWINDILMTFYFFMIGSELKYELIHGELSNWGKRSLPLFGAIGGIIFPACIYIFINRHTETSLKGWAIPTATDIAFTLGALSWIGSNLPPALKVFFTALTTIDDFFAVTIMAIFYTQNINLYALQAAITFAISLFLLNRYNFTNLLLYGLLGIFLWYSIFKSGIHTTVFGVIFALLIPDTKNYLQPRNNLSFYLLGNGIKYWVVPLILPAFVFVNSGLTIYTISAIDAFDPIIWGVMLGLFLGKQIGIFLFSAVTIKIGWGKIPHNTNWNSLYGGSILCGIGFTMSLFLTSQAFPTGNDLQEKAKIGIILSSIISVIFAYLVLKNPWKKSHNT, encoded by the coding sequence ATGAATCACTTACATGTTCTAGCTAAACGATTATTAACCAAAATTGCATTGTCCCCATACAAAGATAGTGGTACTGGCATCTTATTGGTCAGCACAACTATAATAACCATGATCCTTGCTAATATGTCATTTTCTTCTGCATGTTACTTTAATGCTTTAGAATACAAAATTGCCTCTTTTACCCTAAAACACTGGATTAATGATATCCTAATGACGTTTTACTTCTTCATGATCGGGTCAGAGCTAAAATACGAACTTATACACGGAGAATTATCAAATTGGGGCAAAAGATCTCTCCCTTTATTTGGAGCTATAGGAGGAATAATATTCCCAGCTTGTATATACATATTTATTAATCGCCATACGGAAACATCCCTAAAAGGATGGGCTATCCCCACAGCAACAGATATCGCATTCACATTAGGAGCGCTATCATGGATAGGGTCAAACCTTCCTCCTGCGCTCAAAGTATTCTTTACCGCCCTTACAACAATTGACGATTTCTTTGCGGTTACCATCATGGCAATTTTTTATACTCAAAACATCAATTTATACGCATTACAAGCCGCGATAACATTCGCTATTTCTCTTTTTTTATTAAATCGCTATAATTTTACTAATCTCTTGTTGTATGGATTATTAGGAATCTTCTTATGGTATTCAATATTCAAATCAGGAATACATACAACAGTATTTGGGGTGATTTTTGCCCTCCTTATCCCCGACACGAAGAATTACCTTCAACCAAGAAACAACTTGTCTTTTTACTTGTTGGGAAATGGAATAAAATATTGGGTTGTTCCTCTTATATTACCTGCGTTTGTGTTCGTTAACTCTGGGTTAACTATATATACGATATCCGCCATCGATGCCTTTGATCCCATCATATGGGGAGTAATGCTAGGACTTTTCCTCGGGAAACAGATAGGTATATTTTTATTTTCTGCTGTTACTATCAAGATTGGATGGGGAAAGATCCCTCATAACACTAATTGGAATTCATTATATGGAGGATCCATTCTATGCGGAATAGGATTCACAATGAGTTTATTTTTAACATCACAAGCTTTTCCTACCGGCAATGACTTACAGGAAAAAGCAAAAATAGGTATCATCTTATCTTCTATAATATCAGTAATATTCGCTTATTTGGTACTAAAAAATCCATGGAAAAAATCGCATAATACATAA
- a CDS encoding YihY/virulence factor BrkB family protein, translating to MREFFCIVFNIVYDAVEHFIEEDGWAMASHIALSALLSVFPFIVFGANLAGFLGAHQFVPTVIDVVFGTWPEVIAKPITNEILQVLAVPAKGLFTISALAAAYFSSNGVEALRISLNRAYRVVEMRSWYITRLVSLVYVVLASVTLVIISFCFVAIPLALEYVHKFFPTLGNVLLIIWNGRVYATMMALFLGLILVHLFLPSSKGKIRSILPGVIFTWISWVIGAVLFAHYIIAFSTYSTMYAGLASIMTCLVFLYMLGVFFILGAELNASTIIYYWRKKK from the coding sequence ATGAGAGAATTCTTTTGCATCGTCTTTAATATTGTTTATGATGCCGTTGAGCATTTTATAGAAGAAGATGGCTGGGCTATGGCTAGTCATATTGCTTTATCGGCATTATTGTCTGTATTTCCCTTTATAGTTTTCGGTGCAAATTTAGCGGGTTTTTTAGGGGCGCATCAGTTCGTGCCAACAGTTATTGATGTTGTTTTTGGTACGTGGCCTGAAGTGATTGCAAAACCTATTACAAACGAAATTTTGCAAGTGTTAGCGGTTCCAGCAAAAGGATTGTTTACAATTTCTGCTTTAGCTGCGGCATATTTTTCTTCTAATGGTGTTGAAGCATTGCGCATTTCGCTTAATCGAGCGTATCGCGTTGTTGAAATGAGATCTTGGTACATCACTCGCTTGGTAAGCCTTGTATATGTTGTTCTTGCATCTGTAACATTGGTTATAATTAGTTTTTGTTTTGTAGCAATTCCATTGGCATTAGAATATGTACACAAGTTTTTCCCTACCTTAGGAAATGTTTTGCTAATAATTTGGAATGGGCGGGTATATGCTACAATGATGGCTTTATTTTTAGGGCTTATTCTGGTTCACCTTTTTTTGCCTTCATCAAAAGGCAAGATTAGGAGTATTTTGCCTGGAGTCATTTTTACATGGATCAGTTGGGTAATAGGAGCGGTGTTGTTTGCGCACTATATTATTGCTTTTTCGACGTATTCTACGATGTATGCAGGTCTCGCTTCTATTATGACTTGTTTGGTTTTTCTTTATATGCTGGGTGTTTTTTTTATTCTTGGTGCTGAGTTGAATGCATCTACAATCATATATTATTGGAGAAAAAAGAAGTAA
- a CDS encoding UTP--glucose-1-phosphate uridylyltransferase yields MRSFKKLRKAVFPAAGLGTRFLPISKVVPKEMLSVVDRPVIQYVVEEALEAGLTHFIFVIGPGKGLIKDYFDYHFELEQSLKKRNKKTELTLLQESVPSISDAVFAWQHERRGLGHAVWCARHIVGDNPFALLLPDVIMSPVEGENCMARMMKLYEKEGTNIISVTECDPQLSYKYGMIQVDKSIDHQVFHISDMVEKPDPSVFFANFFINGRYILNSDIFNVLDSWREDECEGEIQLVNYMCKLLEKKSFLAYHFKGNTYDCGSKKGLILANLAFALARKDIRSDIAKDLKFLLSALK; encoded by the coding sequence ATGCGTTCATTTAAAAAACTGCGGAAGGCAGTTTTCCCTGCAGCTGGTTTAGGGACACGTTTTCTTCCTATATCTAAAGTAGTTCCTAAAGAAATGTTATCCGTAGTTGATAGGCCTGTTATTCAATATGTGGTAGAAGAAGCGTTAGAAGCTGGATTGACGCATTTTATTTTTGTTATAGGACCCGGGAAAGGTTTGATCAAAGATTATTTTGATTATCATTTTGAGCTAGAACAATCTCTTAAAAAACGTAATAAAAAAACTGAATTAACTTTACTTCAAGAATCTGTTCCTTCAATTAGTGATGCTGTGTTTGCTTGGCAACATGAGAGAAGAGGTTTGGGGCATGCAGTATGGTGTGCACGACACATTGTAGGCGACAATCCCTTTGCCTTGCTACTTCCTGATGTGATTATGTCTCCTGTGGAAGGGGAGAATTGTATGGCTAGAATGATGAAGTTATATGAAAAAGAAGGTACAAACATTATATCCGTTACTGAATGCGATCCTCAATTATCTTATAAATACGGGATGATTCAAGTAGATAAATCAATTGATCATCAGGTTTTTCATATATCTGATATGGTTGAAAAGCCAGATCCTAGTGTATTTTTTGCAAATTTTTTTATTAATGGTCGTTATATTTTAAATTCTGATATTTTTAATGTTTTGGATAGTTGGCGGGAAGATGAATGTGAAGGTGAAATTCAGCTTGTAAATTATATGTGTAAGTTATTAGAAAAAAAGAGTTTTTTAGCATATCATTTCAAAGGGAATACATATGATTGCGGTTCTAAAAAAGGATTGATTCTAGCAAATCTTGCTTTTGCCCTTGCTAGAAAAGATATTCGTTCTGACATAGCGAAAGATTTAAAATTTCTTTTATCTGCATTAAAATAG
- the argH gene encoding argininosuccinate lyase: MEILILNKKTKSNVMWGGRFSTIPSEIMEKINVSIDFDKRLFEQDIRGSEVHTSMLAKQGIISSEESKKIIDGLKIIHSEIVNGSFVFSRDLEDIHMNIEARLTSLIGSIAGKIHTARSRNDQVALDLRLWIKEKTLTIINDLTKLITVLLNKAEEHYDTIMPGFTHLQIAQPVTFGHHCMAYVEMFGRDVSRFIDSVERLDECPLGVAALAGTSFPIDRDFTAKELGFREPTRNSIDSVSDRDFILECLSHSAICAMHMSRLAEEIILWSTPQFNFIRLSDAFSTGSSIMPQKRNPDGAELVRAKTGRINGALLSLLTVMKGLPLAYSKDMQEDKEPVFDALETLQITILAITAMINDLTVHKDRLYESASISNSTATDLADWLVSHAGLPFREAHYITGCAVSLAEKNQCELAQIPLEMLQKISPVITSDVYDILTVESSISVRKSFGGTSPEEVIKQIAYWKNRIQSISKNI, translated from the coding sequence ATGGAGATATTAATATTGAATAAAAAAACAAAATCCAATGTAATGTGGGGAGGTAGATTTTCCACCATCCCCAGTGAGATCATGGAAAAAATAAATGTTTCCATTGATTTCGACAAAAGACTCTTCGAGCAAGATATCAGAGGTTCTGAAGTGCATACCAGCATGTTAGCAAAACAGGGAATCATATCTTCAGAAGAATCTAAAAAAATCATAGATGGTCTAAAAATAATTCACTCTGAAATCGTAAATGGCTCGTTTGTATTCTCACGTGATCTTGAAGATATTCATATGAATATTGAGGCAAGATTAACCTCGTTAATTGGATCTATAGCAGGAAAGATCCATACTGCACGATCACGAAATGACCAAGTAGCTTTAGATTTAAGATTATGGATCAAAGAAAAGACACTAACAATCATCAATGATTTAACAAAACTTATAACCGTCCTTTTGAATAAAGCAGAAGAACATTATGACACCATTATGCCTGGATTTACTCATTTACAGATAGCACAACCAGTAACTTTTGGGCATCATTGTATGGCATACGTGGAAATGTTTGGGCGCGATGTTTCAAGATTTATTGACTCTGTCGAACGGCTTGATGAATGTCCTTTAGGAGTGGCAGCTTTAGCCGGCACTAGCTTCCCGATAGATCGTGATTTCACAGCCAAAGAACTTGGTTTTAGAGAACCAACCCGAAACTCTATTGATAGTGTATCAGATCGTGATTTTATATTAGAATGCCTTTCTCATTCTGCGATCTGTGCTATGCATATGTCACGGTTAGCTGAAGAAATAATCCTTTGGTCAACGCCACAATTTAATTTTATCAGATTGTCAGATGCTTTTTCCACCGGATCATCGATTATGCCACAAAAAAGAAACCCTGATGGAGCAGAATTAGTGCGTGCCAAAACGGGACGTATTAATGGAGCTTTATTATCTCTATTAACTGTCATGAAAGGATTACCCTTAGCTTATTCTAAGGATATGCAAGAAGATAAAGAACCTGTTTTTGATGCTTTAGAAACATTGCAAATTACAATTTTAGCTATAACTGCAATGATTAACGACCTTACTGTACACAAGGATCGCTTATACGAATCTGCCTCTATAAGCAACTCTACCGCTACAGATCTTGCAGATTGGTTAGTAAGCCACGCTGGGTTGCCTTTTCGAGAGGCTCATTATATTACAGGATGCGCTGTATCATTAGCAGAAAAAAATCAATGCGAACTTGCACAAATACCCTTAGAAATGCTACAGAAAATTAGTCCTGTTATTACATCTGATGTTTATGATATTCTCACAGTTGAATCATCAATATCAGTCCGTAAAAGTTTCGGAGGGACTTCTCCTGAAGAGGTGATAAAACAGATTGCTTATTGGAAAAATAGAATCCAAAGTATATCCAAAAATATTTAA
- a CDS encoding electron transfer flavoprotein subunit alpha/FixB family protein, which yields MPVLLLADYNQENLSEQTIKAVTAAQKISSDTHVLVIGHNIGKVAQQASRIKGVTKVIVAQNTFFQHIHTNPISDFIVSIAKDYRTIMASANAIGKDVLPRVAAMLDVMQISEVIEIVTPKIFKRPLHAGNIIQTIETTDVYQVLTIRTTAFSAAPQVEKPACIHKISDEILEKYTSNTRFIKEESPLESMNLSSAKIVISGGKAFGSAENFHKILLPLAKKIGAAIGATRDAVDAGFAPNDWQVGQTGITVSPEIYIAAGISGAIQHISGMKESKVIVSINTDENAPIFKVSDYFIVGDIFKILPEIEKIYDCKS from the coding sequence ATGCCAGTACTTTTATTGGCAGATTATAATCAAGAAAATTTATCAGAACAAACCATAAAGGCCGTGACCGCTGCCCAGAAGATTAGTAGTGATACCCATGTATTAGTAATAGGGCATAATATTGGTAAAGTTGCACAACAAGCATCACGAATTAAAGGTGTTACTAAAGTTATTGTTGCACAAAATACTTTTTTTCAACATATACATACCAATCCTATCAGCGATTTTATTGTTTCCATAGCCAAAGATTACAGAACAATCATGGCTTCCGCTAACGCAATTGGAAAAGATGTATTGCCACGTGTTGCCGCAATGTTAGATGTTATGCAAATATCTGAAGTGATTGAAATCGTAACACCTAAAATATTCAAAAGACCATTACACGCAGGAAACATTATTCAAACTATTGAAACGACAGATGTTTATCAAGTTCTAACAATCCGCACAACAGCATTTTCAGCGGCACCACAGGTAGAGAAGCCCGCTTGTATCCACAAAATTTCTGATGAAATTCTAGAAAAATACACTTCGAACACACGCTTTATCAAAGAAGAATCGCCCCTTGAATCAATGAATCTCTCGTCCGCAAAAATTGTCATATCAGGAGGGAAAGCCTTCGGATCCGCGGAAAATTTTCACAAAATACTACTGCCATTAGCAAAAAAAATTGGAGCAGCTATAGGGGCTACTCGTGATGCAGTAGATGCAGGTTTCGCACCTAATGATTGGCAAGTTGGACAAACAGGAATCACAGTATCTCCAGAAATTTATATTGCAGCAGGAATATCAGGTGCTATTCAACATATATCTGGAATGAAAGAATCTAAAGTAATTGTATCTATAAATACGGATGAAAATGCTCCTATTTTCAAAGTCTCTGATTATTTTATTGTTGGAGATATTTTTAAAATTTTGCCAGAAATAGAAAAGATCTACGATTGTAAATCCTGA
- the ribB gene encoding 3,4-dihydroxy-2-butanone-4-phosphate synthase, giving the protein MIQETSLQEQNIVNAIQSFQKGEIVIITDETDRENEADLVLAATHCTSEKMAFIIRHTCGIVCTPMSSQNARKLRLNPMVSENESIHKTAFTVSVDSKHGITTGISSYDRTYTVKTLADPQSTADHFVRPGHIFPLISRDGGVLARPGHTEASIDLCKISGLPQVAVICELVNDDGTIKKGKQVVEFANKYKLNILSVRDLISWQKNKKH; this is encoded by the coding sequence ATGATACAAGAAACATCGTTACAAGAACAAAACATTGTAAATGCCATCCAAAGTTTTCAAAAAGGGGAAATAGTTATCATTACGGATGAAACCGACCGCGAGAATGAAGCTGATTTAGTACTTGCGGCTACACATTGTACATCCGAAAAAATGGCATTTATTATTCGTCATACTTGTGGAATTGTTTGCACACCCATGTCTTCTCAAAATGCGCGCAAACTTAGACTGAACCCAATGGTGTCAGAAAATGAGTCTATCCATAAAACCGCATTTACTGTCTCTGTCGATTCTAAACATGGCATCACCACTGGCATATCTTCATATGATAGAACGTATACTGTTAAAACCCTTGCTGATCCGCAAAGCACTGCGGATCATTTTGTCCGTCCAGGCCATATCTTCCCTCTTATATCTCGAGATGGAGGAGTATTAGCCCGTCCCGGTCATACAGAAGCATCTATTGATTTATGTAAAATATCAGGACTACCCCAAGTGGCGGTTATTTGCGAATTAGTCAACGATGATGGAACAATCAAAAAAGGGAAACAAGTAGTTGAATTTGCCAATAAATATAAGTTAAACATTCTTTCAGTTAGAGATTTAATCTCTTGGCAAAAAAACAAGAAACATTAG
- the rpmF gene encoding 50S ribosomal protein L32, whose protein sequence is MAVPKRKTSPSKRGMRRSADALVPPSYVEDKKSGELRRPHHVDMKTGSYRGRQVFVKKTEE, encoded by the coding sequence ATGGCTGTTCCTAAAAGAAAAACTAGTCCTTCAAAGCGTGGTATGCGTCGTTCTGCAGATGCTCTAGTGCCTCCTTCTTATGTAGAGGATAAAAAATCTGGAGAGCTACGGCGTCCACATCATGTAGATATGAAAACAGGTTCGTATCGCGGACGTCAAGTTTTTGTTAAAAAGACAGAAGAGTAA
- a CDS encoding electron transfer flavoprotein subunit beta/FixA family protein codes for MKILVPIKGVIDYNAKVRITTNGSDIEQEHMKIVMNPFDETALEESVRLKEKGIANEVIVVCIGSYKVEKVLRNALAMGADKGILVESDITLESLSVAKILCEIAKQENPAMVITGKQSTDNGSSQTGQMLAALMNWSQATFASKIEVSHNHAIVTREIGSGTVTVEIPLPAIITVDLNLNEPRYISLSNIIKVRHKKFEKKKISDFTIDLTPRLKVLKFEEKKAERKGLRLNSAAELIAILKSKHGLL; via the coding sequence ATGAAAATACTCGTGCCTATCAAAGGAGTTATAGATTACAATGCAAAGGTACGCATAACAACTAACGGCTCTGACATAGAACAAGAGCATATGAAAATTGTAATGAATCCTTTTGATGAAACTGCACTGGAAGAATCAGTAAGATTAAAAGAAAAAGGAATAGCAAACGAAGTGATAGTTGTTTGCATAGGATCTTATAAAGTTGAAAAAGTTCTCCGAAATGCTTTGGCTATGGGAGCAGATAAAGGTATCCTTGTTGAAAGCGATATAACCCTTGAGTCATTATCCGTTGCGAAAATTCTCTGTGAAATAGCAAAACAGGAAAACCCCGCAATGGTCATTACTGGAAAACAAAGTACCGATAATGGATCAAGTCAAACAGGACAAATGTTAGCAGCATTAATGAATTGGTCTCAAGCGACATTCGCTTCTAAAATAGAAGTTTCGCATAATCATGCAATAGTTACTCGTGAAATCGGTTCTGGTACTGTAACTGTAGAAATCCCTTTACCAGCAATTATCACAGTAGATCTCAATCTTAATGAACCTCGTTATATATCTTTATCAAATATCATAAAAGTCAGGCATAAAAAATTTGAAAAGAAAAAAATTTCTGATTTTACAATTGATTTGACACCCCGTCTAAAAGTGCTTAAATTTGAAGAGAAAAAAGCGGAAAGAAAAGGCCTAAGGCTGAATTCTGCAGCAGAACTCATTGCAATACTGAAGAGTAAACATGGTTTATTGTGA